A single genomic interval of Camelina sativa cultivar DH55 chromosome 11, Cs, whole genome shotgun sequence harbors:
- the LOC104726785 gene encoding protein FLX-like 4 — translation MSSRERIGSKHHSRVSQGMSTSGSSLSRHHETISSALDPRHLRDQRMSLPEILENKIAAQAAEIDRLSSDNRKLASSYVALKEDLTVADREVQGLRPHIRKTETDTEIQIRATLEKIAKMEGMIKNRENIRREVQLAHIEAHRLAREREELASQVKLVVKELKKVCLEAEGLDASSQELERLKEEHQRLRKDFEEEKSGNVEKLEQLKEMERKIIGAVKTIEKLRSEIATARSKAV, via the exons ATGTCTTCAAGGGAGAGGATAGGTTCGAAGCATCATAGCAGAGTGAGCCAAGGCATGTCAACTAGTGGGTCATCATTATCAAGGCACCATGAGACCATCTCTTCGGCTTTGGATCCGCGTCATCTTCGAGACCAACGGATGTCGCTTCCTGAAATTCTAGAAAACAAGATTGCAGCTCAAGCTGCTGAGATAGACCGGCTCTCTAGTGACAACCGGAAACTAGCTTCAAGCTACGTAGCTCTCAAGGAAGACTTAACCGTGGCTGACCGTGAAGTCCAGGGGCTAAGACCTCACATCAGAAAGACGGAAACAGATACCGAGATTCAGATCCGAGCGACTCTTGAGAAAATAGCGAAAATGGAGGGTATGATCAAGAACAGAGAGAATATAAGGAGGGAGGTGCAGTTAGCTCACATTGAGGCTCATCGGTTGGCCAGAGAACGAGAAGAGCTTGCTTCACAGGTGAAGTTGGTGGTGAAGGAGTTGAAGAAGGTTTGTCTTGAGGCAGAGGGTTTGGATGCGTCAAGCCAAGAGCTTGAGCGGTTGAAAGAGGAGCACCAGAGATTacg GAAAGATTTTGAGGAAGAGAAGAGTGGGAACGTAGAGAAACTTGAGCAATTGAAAGAGATGGAGAGGAAAATAATCGGAGCTGTTAAAACGATTGAGAAGCTGCGAAGTGAAATCGCAACCGCAAGGAGCAAAGCCGTCTGA
- the LOC104726784 gene encoding APO protein 3, mitochondrial-like has translation MQRRKLMQISVFVIRKSHYSTPVKSLTTNHDVPAVVVDDDDPLYADVPKPRKDKSERKPYPTPMKELIRRAKEEKQLRKLQPCRVLEDPPDNGLLVPELVHVAHSVHRCRNSLLSGLSKLILHVPVHRCRCCSEVHIGKEGHEIRTCTGPGSGSRSATHVWKRGRVSDVVLFPKSFHLYDRAVKPRVIHDERFTVPKISAVLELCIQAGVDLEKFPSKRRSKPVYSIEGRIVDFEEVSDGSSETAVAVVLQEDDRCKVEEKKSLKEISIETMESWFEMVLGVRELMERYKVWTCGYCPEIQVGPKGHKVRMCKATKHQMRDGMHAWQEATIDDVVGPNYVWHVRDPTDGSVLDNSLTRFYGKAPAVVEMCVQGGAPVPDQYKSMMRLDVVYPQRDEVDLVA, from the exons ATGCAGAGAAGAAAGCTAATGCAAATCTCCGTCTTCGTAATCAGAAAATCTCATTATTCAACTCCCGTTAAATCTCTAACTACCAATCACGACGTTCcagctgttgttgttgatgatgacgaTCCTCTCTACGCCGACGTACCCAAGCCACGGAAGGATAAATCAGAGAGGAAGCCGTATCCGACTCCGATGAAAGAGTTGATTCGTCGCGCGAAAGAAGAGAAGCAACTGAGAAAATTACAACCATGTCGAGTTCTGGAAGATCCGCCGGATAATGGTTTACTTGTTCCGGAACTTGTCCACGTGGCTCACTCTGTTCACCGATGCCGCAACTCTTTGCTCTCAGGCCTCTCTAAACTCATTCTTCATGTTCCTGTTCATCGCTGCAG ATGCTGCTCTGAGGTTCACATTGGCAAAGAAGGTCATGAAATCAGGACTTGCACAGGTCCTGGTAGCGGTTCAAGAAGTGCGACTCATGTCTGGAAAAGAGGAAGAGTGAGCGATGTTGTCTTGTTCCCTAAAAGTTTTCACCTTTATGACCGTGCTGTCAAACCGAGAGTTATACACGACGAGAGATTTACAGTCCCTAAGATCTCTGCGGTTCTTGAGTTATGCATACAGGCTGGTGTAGACCTCGAGAAGTTCCCATCAAAGCGAAGATCGAAACCTGTGTACAGCATCGAAGGACGGATTGTAGATTTTGAGGAAGTCAGTGATGGAAGTTCAGAGACTGCAGTTGCTGTAGTTTTACAAGAAGACGATCGTTGCAAggttgaggagaagaagagcttgAAGGAAATAAGCATTGAGACGATGGAGTCATGGTTTGAAATGGTTTTGGGAGTCAGGGAACTGATGGAGAGATACAAAGTGTGGACTTGTGGGTATTGTCCAGAGATTCAGGTTGGTCCAAAGGGACATAAAGTGAGGATGTGTAAAGCGACAAAGCATCAGATGCGAGACGGAATGCATGCGTGGCAAGAAGCTACTATTGATGATGTGGTTGGTCCAAACTATGTGTGGCATGTTAGGGATCCTACTGATGGTTCTGTTCTTGATAATAGCTTGACGAGGTTCTACGGCAAGGCTCCTGCGGTTGTGGAGATGTGTGTTCAAGGTGGTGCACCGGTACCTGATCAGTACAAGAGTATGATGAGGCTTGATGTGGTTTACCCTCAACGCGATGAGGTCGATCTAGTCGCTTGA